From the genome of Novosphingobium sp. P6W:
GGCGCATAAGTGGCAGTGCCGCCGCCGGCCTTCACGGTCTGCTCGATGCCCTTCCAGATCGAGGTCGCATTGGGGAAGGCGGAGTTGGGCAGGTCCGCGCCCTGCCAGGTGATCGACCAGCCGCCCGCCTGCTGGCTGATGCTGTCCGCTGCGCTGCCGACGACCAGGATGTTGGCGGCGGCCTTCAGGGGCAGCACCCCGTCGTTCTTGAGCAGCACCATGGATTCGCGCACCGCCTCACGCGCGATCGCGCGGTGCTGCGGCGAGGCGATGACGTCGAATTTGGCCGCGAAGGCGCGCGACGATGGCCGTCCGCGATCGAAAGTTCCGGCGCGCAGCTTCACGCGCAGGATGCGCCGCACCGCATCGTCGAGCCGCGCGCCAGTTATGGTGCCGGCCTTCGCTTCGGCCAGCGTGTTGTCGTAAAGTTGCTTCCAGCCGGGGCCGGAATACATGAACATGTCCAGCCCGGCGTTGATCGCCTGCGGGCAATCCTCGTTGCTGCAGCCCTTGACCTGCCCGTGGCTGTTCCAGTCGCCGACAACGAAACCGTCGAAGCCCATGCGCTCCTTCAGGACGCCGGTGAGCAGGCTCTTGTTGCCGCTCATCTTCTCGCCGTTCCAGCTGGAGAAGCTGGCCATGACCGATTGGGTCCCCGCCTCGATCGCCGCCGGATAGCCGCCCAGATGAACGTCGCGCAGCACTGTTTCGGGCACCCGCGTATCGCCCTGGTCGCGCCCGCCGGTGCCGCCGTCGCCCAGGAAATGCTTGGTCGTGGCGATGAGGTGGTTCGGAGCGAGGAAGTCTTTCGTGCCAACCTTGCCCTGCACACCCTCGATCATGGCGCCGGCATAATCGGCTGCGATCTGCGGCTCCTCGGAATAGCTTTCGTAAGTACGGCCCCAACGGTCGTCCTGCACCACTGCGAGGGTGGGCGCGAAGGTCCAGTCGAGCCCGGCGGCGGCGGTTTCCAGCGCGGTCACTTCGCCGATCTGGCGGATCAGGTCGCGATTGCGCGCGGCGCCAAGACCGATGTTGTGGGGGAACAGGGTGGCGCCGACGATGTTGTTGTTGCCGTGGACCGAATCCGTACCCCAGATGATCGGGATCTTCGGGCGGCTGTCGCTGCGGGTCATCGAGGCGTCGTAGAATTCGTCCGCCAGTTGCAGCCACTTGGCCGGGGAGGCATATTCGTCGTCATAAGGTCCACTGTTGCCGCCGTTAAGGATCGAGCCCAGCTTGTAGGTCACGACGTCTGCAGGCTTGATCGAGCCGATATCGACCTGGATGATCTGCCCGACCTTGTCCTCGATCGACATCGCGGCAAGCAGCGCGTCGATCTTTTTCTCGACCTTCGGATCGCGGCTGGGGCGGGCGCGGACTTTTGGCCAGATGGCAGGGTTGGCGATGGAAGCCGCGGGCTGGTCTGCCGATGCGCCTTGCGCCAGTGCAGCGCCCGCCGCCCCCGTCAGCGTCAGGGTGAGGATCAGGAGGGAGGCGCTCGATCGGGTGGTTTTCATGGTCGCTCCTGTACCCCGCAAAGCTGCGGCGGCGCGTGTGGAATGTGAGGGGGATAGGCGCGCATGTTACGCAGCGCGCGCAGGATCGGGCCGGTCATGACCGTCGTGACGACCGCCATGACGACCAGTATCGTAAACATCGATCGGGGCAGGAAGCCCAGATCGTAGCCGACGTTGAGCACGATCAGCTCCATCAGTCCGCGCGTGTTCATCAGCGCGCCGAGGGTGAGGCTTTCATGATGGGTGAAGCCGTTGGCCCGCCCGGCGCAGTATACCGGGACGATCTTGGCCAGCACGGCGATCAGGCAGACGGCGGCCAGCCAGACCAGTTCCGGGCCGGAGGAAAGGCCCAGCAGATTGGTGCGAAGGCCCGTGAAGGTGAAGAAGATCGGCAGGAAAAAGACCAGCACGAACTGACCGACTTGCGCGTTCCAGGCCCCAACAAGCGGGCGATGGCGATGAAACAGCAGGCCGGCGGCGAAACCGCCGAAGATCGCGAAAATGCCCAGCGAAAACGTGCAGACCGCCAGCGCGAAGATCACGATCAGCAGGACCGCCAGGAGATGCGGAGGGATGGTGCCGTCTTTCAGGGGCAGGCGGGCGACCAGCCGGTCGCACAGCGGTGCCGCCACGAAACGCAGTGCGGCCAGAAACACCGCAAGGCCGCCCAGATGCACGGCCAGATAAGCAACGGAAAGCTGGGCTGCGGCGAACGCGGCAATCCCGGCGAGCAAAATCCAGCCGACCACATCGTTCACTGCGGCAGCGGAAATGGCGACGATGCCCACGTCGCTGCGCGTCAGCCCGTATTCGCCAAGGATACGGCCGAGGATCGGCACGGCGGTGATCGCTATGGCCACGCCGCAGAACAGGCTGTAGACAAGCGGGTCTACACCCGGCGCCAGGCTGGAGGCAGAAAGCTGGCCAATGCCGATCCCGGCAAGGAACGGCGCGAGGATCGAGGCGAGGGCCACGGAGATCGTCGTTCGTTGCAGACGAGGTATCTTCAGGCGGCCAAATTCGAACTCGCTGCCGATCTGGAACATCAGCAGGATCAGGCCGATCTGGCTCAACACCGTGACGGCAGGCTCCGGCTTCGCCCCGAACAGGGCGAGGGAGACGCCAGGAAAGAAATGCCCGAACAGCGACGGGCCAAGCAGCAGCCCGGCGACGATCTCACCCACCACGCCGGGCTGGCCCATGCGCCGGAACAGCCCGTGCATCACCCGCGCCGCGCCGATCATCACGATCAGTTGCAGCAGCACTGTAAACAGCAGCATCTCGGTCTGGTGGGTGGACCCGGTCATGGCGTGTCGGCGCGCGGGATCAGGGCCGCGCCGAGAAGGCGTCTAGCGTTGCCGTGCCCTTCAGCGCGGCATCACCGGCAAAGTGGCCCACCACCACGGGATAGGTCCCCGCATCGACTTTCCAGCCCGGCGCGGCTTCATCGAAGCGTGCGATCACGCGCGCATCGACGGTGACGGAGACACGGCGCGTCTTGCCCGGCGCGAGGCTGACTTTCTCGAAGCCGGCAAGGCGGTAGGCGCGGGTTCCGGCTGCGCTTTTTGCCTCGACATAGACTTGCGGGACATCGGCGCCCGCGCGTTTGCCGGTATTGGTGACGTCGAAGCCGACGGTCAGCCCTGCGCCGCCTTCGATTTTCAGGTTTGCATAGCTGAAGCGGGAGTAGGTCAGCCCGTAGCCGAAGGGGAACAGCGGTTTGCGCTGCTTTGCGGCATACCAGCGATAGCCCACCTCGGCGCCTTCGGGGTAATCGACGGCGAAGGGCGCAACGCCGCCGCTCATGCCGTAGACGGTCTTGTCACCGGCGCTGCGGCGTGCGTCGGCGGCGTGCAGTTCGGCAAGGCCCGCCGGTTCGCTGCGAGGGGCCTGATCCACGCTTGCGGGAAAGGTGATCGGCAGGCGGCCGGACGGATTGACTTCGCCCAGCAGGATGCGGGCAATCGCCTCGCCGCCGCGCTGGCCGGGATACCAGGCCGACAGGATGGCGGGCACGCGGTCTACCCAGGGCATCAGCACCGGCCCGCCGCTTTCGAGCACGACCAGCGTTTTCGCATTGGCGGCGGCGACGGCATCGATCAGCGCGTCCTGATTGTCGGGCAGGGCCATGCTTTCGGGGTCCTGCGCCTCGGTCCGCCAGGCCCAGGCGAAGACGATTGCCATGTCGGCGCCGTGAACCGCCTTGGCTGCGGCCTTTGGATCGCTGCCGTCGAGGTAGGTCACGCTGGCCTGCGGTGCCAGCGCGCGGATCGCCTGAAGCGGCGAGGATGCGTGCCAGGTGATCCGCGCGAAAGAGGCGGCCGCGCCCTTGGTCAGGGGGATCTCCACCGGCGCGCCGCCCACCGAGCGGACCTGCGAGGAGCCGCCGCCCGACAGCACCCCGACATCGGCATGGGCGCCGATCAGAACGATCTTTTTCGCGGTTTTGGCCAGCGGCAACAGGTCGCCCTTGTTCTTGAGCAGGACGATGCCTTCCTCCGCCGCGCTCTGGGCGACCTTTGCATGAGCGGCATAGTCGATCGGTTGGGCACTTTCCGGCACCGGCTTGTCCATCAGGCCGCTGTCGATCACCCCAAACAGGATGCGCCGGACCATGTCGTCCAGCCGCGCCATTGGCACGCTGCCGTTCTTAACGGCGCCGGCGAGGGCCTTGTCGAAGTACATCGCATCGTCCAGTTCCTGACCGGAATCCTGGTCGAGGCCGTTCATCGCCGCTTTCTGTGTCGAATGGACCGCGCCCCAGTCGGACATGACCCAGCCCTTGTAACCCCAGTCCTGCTTGAGCACGGTGTTCAGCAACCAGTCGTTCTCGCACGCGTAGTCGCCGTTGACCTTGTTGTAGGCGCACATGACCGAGGCGGGTTTGCCGATTTCGATGGCGATCTGGAATGCCAGCAGGTCGCTTTCGCGAAGCGCGGCCCTGTCGATCCGCGCGTCGAGCACGGTGCGGCCTGTCTCCTGCGAATTGAGCGCGAAGTGCTTGATGGTCGAGACGATGGCGTTGCTCTGCACGCCCTTGATATGTTCGCCCGCCATGACGCCGGCGAGCAGGGCGTCTTCGCCCAGATATTCGAAATTGCGGCCGCTCCACGGATCGCGGGTCAGGTTGACGCCGCCGGCAAGCAGGATGTTGAAGGTTTTTGCGCGCGCTTCCGCACCGATCATCGCGCCGCCTTCATAGGCCAGGCGCGGGTTGAAGGTGGCGGCGGTGGCGATGCTGGCGGGCAGGGCCGTGGCGACGTCGCCCTTGCGCTGCTCCACCTGGTTGGCCACGCCGAGGCTGGCGTCGCTTTCGCGCAGGGTTGGGATGCCGAGGCGGGGGATGCCGGGGACGTGGCCGGCAGAGGGGATCATCGCGATCGGCGGCTGCGGCTTGGCAAGGGGCGGGAAATAGCTGTGCACCAGTTGGAGCTTTTCCTCCAGCGTCATCGCCTTGACCAGCGCGTCTGCCCGCGCCTCAGCCCCGGGTTCGGAAGACGGCTGCGCGGCGGGGGCTGCCTGCTGCTGTGCAAAGACGGGCGCGGCAAGCGATGCCCCGGCCATCAGGGCGGCGATCAAAGCGGGGTGCTTGGGAAATCTCATCGGGAAACCTTGCTGGGCTGGATGCCGGTGCGGGCGTGGTAGTGGTTCAGGAGCGCGCGGTGATCGGGCAGGCCGCCGCGCGCGCCGGCATGGGCTGCGCGCACCCGGGCGAAAACCTCGCGCGCCTGGGCCGCGCCGGGATAGCGGGCCGCGCCCAACGTCGTTTCGAAACCCATGCCGTAGAGGATGTAGTGGTAACTGGGCGGCAGGAACGTCTCGAGATCGACCACGAAATCGAACCGCGAGGGCGGGCGATGGCGCCACTGCGCCAGCATGTCGCGCAGGGGTTCGGGAATGGTAGCGGGGTCTGCATTGTCGCGCCAGTATGCGGTGTCGGTGCGCCGGGTGATGCAGTAGTGCAACTTGAGGAAATGGACGATCCGCTCGAACCGCGCGCTCATCAGCCGGTTGAAGCTGCGCGCGGCGGCGTCGCGGGCATAGCGGTCGCCGCTCGCGAGAACATTGGGCCCAAGAAATTCGCCGACTATGCGCAGTGCCGCTTCGATCAGCATGATCCCGGTCGATTCCAGCGGCTCGAAGAACCCGGCGGACAGACCCACGGCCACGCAGTTGCCGATCCACTGGCGCTCGCGGTAGCCGGTTTCAAAGCGTAGCTGGCGCGGGCTCAGCGCATCGCCCCGCGGGCCGACATAGCGGCGCAGCGTGGCCTCGGCCTCGTCGTCCGAGCAGTGGCGGCTGGAATAGACGTAGCCGATGCCGCGCCGTTCGGTCAGGCCGATGTCCCAGGTCCAGCCGGCCTCGTGCGCGGTTGCCAGCGTATAGGGGCGTACCGGGGCGCCGGGCTGGGCATAGGGCACTTGCATCGCCAGCGCGCGGTCGTTGAACAGGCTGCCTGCGCACGATGTGAAATCCGCGCCCAGCGTCTGCCCGATAAGCAGGGCGCGAAAGCCTGAGCAATCGAGGAAGAAATCGCCCGCGACGGTGCGGCCATCGGCCAGTTCCAGCGCGGCGATGTCGCCATCGGCCTTGCGCTTTACGGCGGCGACAGTGCCTTCGATCCGCTCGACTCCGGCGGCGACGGAGATTTCGCGCAAGTAGTCTGCAAAACGGGCCGCGTCGAAATGATAGGCATAGTTCATCGGGCCGGAGAAGTCCGGGTCTTTGGGCCGCTTGGGCGCGCGCCCGGCGCGGATCACCTGCTCCTGTACGGTGACGGCATCGGCCCAGGAGGGGCGCTGCGGGCTGGTATCGGCCAGCCAATGCGGCAGGAGCGCCTCATCCTCACCGCCGATCGGCATGTTGAAGGGGTGGAAATAGCTGTCCTTGCCCGTGGCCCAGCCTTCGAACAGGACGCCCTGCTTGAAGGTTGCATTGGCGCGCACGAGGAACTCGGCCTCGCTGATGCCCAGCCCGGCGAGGGTTGAGCGGATCGTCGGAAACGTACCTTCCCCCACGCCGATGATGCCGATCTCGCTGGATTCCACCAGCGTGATGCCCGTCATCTTCAGCGTGCGGGAAAGATAGGCGGCGGCCAGCCATCCGGCCGTGCCGCCGCCCAGTATGACGACACGACAGGAGGAGGGATTGTCGATCGTCATACCTTGCGCCTCTCTAGAGCAACGGAAATTCAACTTCTCGAATAATTCGGCTGTCCAAATTTCACACCGTCACCCTGAACTTGTTTCAGGGTCCATTTTTCCACTCATACAGCCGTTTGATCGGATGGATGGATCCTGAAACAAGTTCAGGATGACGGTATTTATGCGGCAACAACTCTGAATTTCGATTGGCCCTGGCTCAGCTTCAGAAGTTCGCGCGGGCGCGGACACCCCAGGTACGCGGCGACTGAAGGTTGGACAGGAACACCGGGTCGTAGCGCGGTGCGCCGAATGCGCTGGCATTCGTGCGGATCTTGCCGTTCTCGATATTCTGAATGAACGCCTCGACCGTGTAGTTCTGGTCCGCTGACGTGAAACGCAGCGATGCGTCCGAACGGAAGTAAGCCTTCTGGCGATCCCAGTCGGTGCCATTGGTGCCGCGATCAGGCATGTTGTCCGCCGGGTCGTTTACGTTGACGAAGGGGTTGGCGTCGCCGTTGAAGTAGCTCAGCCAGCTCTTGGTTTCGTAGTGCGTGGTGAAGCGCGGCGTGATCGTGGCTCCGCTCGCCAGCTCGAAGTCGTGCTCGTAGCTGATGCTGGCCGAGAAGCGCGGGGCATGGGCCAGTTCGTTGCCTTGGAGCTGCGCGATCGAGGACGCCTTGCCGCCGTCGTAAAGCCGCCCATCGACGCTCTCCAGATATTCCAGCTTGGTCTTCTGCACCGTGCCGGAGAACTGCAGGCGATCCGCATTGGTCAGATTGGCGTTGAGTTCCGCTTCGAGACCGTAGGCCTTTGCGCCCTTGGCGTTCTGGGTGACGATCTGGCTGCGCACCACGTTGCCCTCGGCGTCGCGGAAGGTGACGGCCTGGTTGACCTGATATCCCTTGAAGTCGGAATAGTAGGCCGCCAGGTTCAGCGTCACGCGGCGATCGAGGAAGCGGGTCTTGAGGCCGACTTCGTAGTTGGTCAGCGATTCCGGGTCGGTCAGGCCGGCGTTATCCTGGATGTTACCCGACTTGAAGCCGGTGGAAAGACTGGCATAGCCCAGCGTATCGGGTGCCAGATCGGCGTCGATCCGGGCGAGGTAGGTCAGCTTGTCCCACTTGCCCTTCACGTCGTTGTTGGAAATGCCGAAGCCGGGCAGCAGGGCGACCAGTTCGGCAGCGCTCGCGCCGGGATAGGCGCCGAAGATGCCGCCTTGGCAAGCACCGCCGGGCGCTGAATCCGCCGCCGAGCAGCCATCGCCCGAGAACGTGACGTTGCGGCCGCCGATGTCCTGCTTCTTGTCCGAGGTATAGCGCAGGCCGCCGGTCACGCGCAGCCAGTCGGCGGCGTGCCACACGGCCTGGCCAAACGCGGCGCGGCTGTCGATCTGGCGGTTGGCCTGGATGAAACTGCCGGCCCAGCTGAAGGTGCCGTCGCGGTAGCCGTTGCGCTGGTCGATATCGAAGCGGATCTTATTCTTTTCGTGGCTGTAGTAAGCGCCCAAAATCCAGTCGATGGCCTGTTCGCCGGTTGACTTCAGCTGGACCTCATGGCTCTGGAAATCATAGCGCGAGGACAGCGTGCGGTTTTCGTTGAAGGCGCCCAGGGGCAGGTCGTTGCCGTCGGCATCCACCAGTCCGGTCGGGGGCAGGGCGCCCGCGTCGGCGTCGGTTCGGGTGCTGCCGCCGATGCGCGACCAGCCGGCGATGTAGCTCAGCTGGATGCCGTCGGTCAGGTCGTAGTTCATGGTGCTGCGCGCGGCGACCGAGTAACGGTCGGTATCGGGCGCTGTGTCGGAAAGTGTCGACCAGCGCTTGGTGCCTGCGCGCGGCGTCTGCAGCAGGCCGATCACCGGCGCGCCGTTATCGAGGAAACCTTCGCCCGAAAGGTTCCAGCTGAACCGGTCGCTCGGTTGCCACAGCATCGAGACGCGGCCTGATTGCTGGTCGGCGGCGTAATACTTTTTACCGGTGGTGACGAAGGCCGACTTGTTGATGCCCGCGATGTCCGGGGCGGGCTGGAAATCGGCATAGCCTTCGTGGCGGTCGCTGACGAAGGCGACGCGGAAGGCCAGGGTATCGGTCACGGGAATGTTGATCGCGCCGCGCACGCCGAAGCGGTCGTAATTGCCGGCGGTCAGTTCGACGTTGCCCTCGAATTTGCCCAGCTTGGGCTTGGCTGAGATCAGGCTGAGCGCGCCCACGGTGGCGTTGCGGCCGAACAATGTGCCCTGCGGGCCGCGCAGCACTTCGACGCGCTCCATATCGTACATCAGCACCGAGGCGCCCTGCGAGCGGGGCGAATAGATCCCGTCGATGTAGATGGCCACTTCGGGGTCGGCGACTTCGGTATAAGCGCTGTCGTTGCCGATGCCGCGCAGGGTTAGCAACACGGCGGACTGGTCGCCCTGCTGGTTGAACTGGAGCGAGGGCACGAAGCGGGCAAGGTCGGTGACGTCCTTCACCTGGTTCTTGTTCAGCGTATCCTGGCTGAAGGCCGAAACCGCGATCGGGGTCGATTGCAGCGTGGTTTCGCGGCGGGTCGCGGTGACGATGATGTCGCCGTCGGACGCAGCTGGCGGTGCGGCCTGCGGGGTGGCGGCATCCTGTGCGTGCGCTGCGGATACGGAAAATAGGCAAGTCGCAAGCGCTGTGCTCGCGACGAGTGCGTACCTCGTCATGGTCATCCTCCCAGATGCGTCGTGTTGTCGCAGTGCAAAGACCAAATCCTGACATCGTTGTCAATGTGTGATTTGACATCGATGTCAAAAACTGTGTTCTATCCGATCGGTCCTTTTGCAATGCGGCCAAGGGTACTCTAGGTGTCTTCCATGACCGTTTCAAAGCCGTCGATTTTACTGCGTAAGTCCCCGGAGTTCGTGGCGAAACGGCTGTTCTGGCTGTCGATCGGGGTGTTCTTCATCGGCGGTTTTCTCAGCTCGGCGGTCAGCCTGCTGGTGCCGCAGCTCAAGGCGATTCTGACGCTGGACTACAAGGGCGCGCTGCTGATCCAGCTCGCGTTTCACTCCAGTTATCTGTTTTTCGCGCTGCCTGCCGCGCTGGCCGTGGTGCGAGTCGGCTATATGCGCGCGATTGCTTTCGGGCTTTCGGTCATGACCGCCGGTTGCCTGGCGCTGGGAATCGCCCAGGGCGCGCAGCAGTTCGTGTTGGTGCTGGGCGCGCTGCTGCTGCTTTCGGCGGGGCAGACGGTGCTGCAGATCGCTTCCAACACCGTGGTCACCGTGATCGGTCCATCGCGCGGGGCGGCATTCCGGTTGACGCTGCTGCAGGGGTTCAATTCGCTCGGCACGGTGATGGGGCCGCTGCTGAGCGCGCCTTTCCTGCTGGCGGAAGTCGCCCCCGGCGGCGATGCGGCGGTCAGGGCGTCTTTGCCTTTTGTGTTTTCCGGGGCGGCGCTGGCAGCGCTTTTTAAATTTTATCTGGGACACCGCGGATTGCTGCACGATGCCGCTTCCTCGCCGGACGGCTTGCCCGAGCGGTGGAGCCGTCAGATATTCGCCGTGCTGCGCGATCCGCGCCTGTTATGGGGAACTGCCGCCATTTTCGTCTATGTCGGCGCGGAAGTGACGATCGGGACATTGATGACCAACGTATTGATGCTGCCCGAACGCCTGTCGCTTACCCCGGTCAGCGCGGGAAGGATGGTGAGCCTGTACTGGGCCGGGGCGATGGTGGGCCGCTTTGCCGGGGCCTGGCTGATGACACGCATGGGGGAAGCGGCGCTGCTGCTTTATGCCGCGCTGGGTGCGGTCCTACTGACAGGCGCGGCGATCGTCCTGCCCGGGTTGGCAGGATCAGCCGCCTTGATCGCGGTGGGACTGTGCAATGCGATCATGTACCCGACTATCTATGCGATGGCGATGCCGCGCGATGCCCGGCTTGCTCCGCTGGCCTCGATGTGGTTGTGCATGGCGGTGGTGGGCGGCGCTGTCGTTCCCATGCTGACCGGGGTGCTGGCCGATGCGATCGGCCTTCTGCCCGCGCTTCTGCTGCCCGCCCTGTGCTACGTCGCCATCGCGGTCTTCGCGATGTTCTGTACTCACCCGCGAGAGGTGCCGGCATGAGCGTCATCACCATCAAGGATGTTGCGGCCCGGGCCGGTGTTTCGGCCAAGACCGTATCGCGCGTCATCAACGGCGAGGCGCATGTCCGCCCGGAACTGCGGACGCGGGTAGAGCAGGTCGTCGCCGAACTAGATTACCGGCCCAATGCCTTTGCGCGCAGCTTGTCCAGTTCGCGCTCCTACCTGCTTGGCCTGTTCATCGACGATCCGGTTTCGGGTTATGCGGCCGATGTGCAGCACGGCGCGCTGATGCGCTGCCGTGAACGCAGCTATCACCTTGTCGTTGAGCCGGTGGACCTTGGCGGCGCGAACTGGGCGGGTCAGGTGCGCTCCAGCATCGCCGCGCTGCGCCTTGACGGGGCGATCATCGCCCCGCCCATCTGCGACGAAGCAGCGCTGACCGCCCTGTTCGCCGAGGCGGGGCTGCCGATGGTCTTGGTCGCGCCAAGCTCAAAGGCTTTGGCATCGGGCAGTGTGAGCATGGACGATCGCAGCGCAGCGCGCGAGATGGTCGATTACCTCCTGGGGCTGGGGCATCGCCGCATCGCTTTCATCCAGGGGCCAGAGAGCCACCGTTCCTCGGCCCGGCGCGAGGATGGCTTTCGCGAGGCGATGGCGAAGGCCGGTGTCGCGGCGGACGAAAGCACTGTGCTGCGCGGCGATTTCACGTTCCGCGCCGGTTTGGAATTGGGAGAGCGGCTGCTTTCAGGGCCTGAGCGCCCAACTGCCATTTTCGCCGCGAACGACGACATGGCGCTGGGCGCCCTCATCACCGCGATGAAGCTGGGCATCGCCGTGCCCGAAGCGCTGTCGATCTGCGGCTTCGACGATTCAGCATCTTCCCGCGCGGCTTGGCCTCAGCTCACCACGATACGTCAGCCCAAAGCGGAAATGGCTGGCGCGGCGGTGGACATATTGGTGAATCCGCAGTTCAGGAAGCAGGCGGGCGGCGCGCAGTCGCATCTGCTGCTGCCGCATGAACTGATAGTCCGGGGCAGTTCTGCACGCATGACCGAGGCGTAATGCCCATTTGCTTCCCGCGCTCCGCGAACCTGACGGGCAGCGCTGTTCGGACCTTGGCAACAGGCCCTAGGCCAAGGCAGG
Proteins encoded in this window:
- a CDS encoding exo 1,3/1,4-beta-D-glucan glucohydrolase, with product MKTTRSSASLLILTLTLTGAAGAALAQGASADQPAASIANPAIWPKVRARPSRDPKVEKKIDALLAAMSIEDKVGQIIQVDIGSIKPADVVTYKLGSILNGGNSGPYDDEYASPAKWLQLADEFYDASMTRSDSRPKIPIIWGTDSVHGNNNIVGATLFPHNIGLGAARNRDLIRQIGEVTALETAAAGLDWTFAPTLAVVQDDRWGRTYESYSEEPQIAADYAGAMIEGVQGKVGTKDFLAPNHLIATTKHFLGDGGTGGRDQGDTRVPETVLRDVHLGGYPAAIEAGTQSVMASFSSWNGEKMSGNKSLLTGVLKERMGFDGFVVGDWNSHGQVKGCSNEDCPQAINAGLDMFMYSGPGWKQLYDNTLAEAKAGTITGARLDDAVRRILRVKLRAGTFDRGRPSSRAFAAKFDVIASPQHRAIAREAVRESMVLLKNDGVLPLKAAANILVVGSAADSISQQAGGWSITWQGADLPNSAFPNATSIWKGIEQTVKAGGGTATYAPDGKLTAKPDAAIVVFGEQPYAEFKGDIPNLEYSPGDKSDLETLRRLKAAGIPVVAVFLSGRPLWVNAEMNASDAFVAAFLPGSEGGGVADVLFAGADGKPAHDFRGKLSFSWPKRPDQYVLNRRDAGYDPLFAFGYGLSYAAPGKVAQLDEARPAGMAETTPGVFYGKGRGPAGWSIDTQTVTQIGVDRRAQEDALRFTWSGSGPQAGRVAVTAPRAIDLSRESNGEISLVFEYRVDAKPTGPVMLGIESGGKTTSVPIGATLARAAPGEWARIAVPLQCFASRGANMTAITAPFVLSANAPLAVSLSDVKLDYVSMPMNACGD
- a CDS encoding cation:proton antiporter encodes the protein MTGSTHQTEMLLFTVLLQLIVMIGAARVMHGLFRRMGQPGVVGEIVAGLLLGPSLFGHFFPGVSLALFGAKPEPAVTVLSQIGLILLMFQIGSEFEFGRLKIPRLQRTTISVALASILAPFLAGIGIGQLSASSLAPGVDPLVYSLFCGVAIAITAVPILGRILGEYGLTRSDVGIVAISAAAVNDVVGWILLAGIAAFAAAQLSVAYLAVHLGGLAVFLAALRFVAAPLCDRLVARLPLKDGTIPPHLLAVLLIVIFALAVCTFSLGIFAIFGGFAAGLLFHRHRPLVGAWNAQVGQFVLVFFLPIFFTFTGLRTNLLGLSSGPELVWLAAVCLIAVLAKIVPVYCAGRANGFTHHESLTLGALMNTRGLMELIVLNVGYDLGFLPRSMFTILVVMAVVTTVMTGPILRALRNMRAYPPHIPHAPPQLCGVQERP
- a CDS encoding beta-glucosidase; the protein is MRFPKHPALIAALMAGASLAAPVFAQQQAAPAAQPSSEPGAEARADALVKAMTLEEKLQLVHSYFPPLAKPQPPIAMIPSAGHVPGIPRLGIPTLRESDASLGVANQVEQRKGDVATALPASIATAATFNPRLAYEGGAMIGAEARAKTFNILLAGGVNLTRDPWSGRNFEYLGEDALLAGVMAGEHIKGVQSNAIVSTIKHFALNSQETGRTVLDARIDRAALRESDLLAFQIAIEIGKPASVMCAYNKVNGDYACENDWLLNTVLKQDWGYKGWVMSDWGAVHSTQKAAMNGLDQDSGQELDDAMYFDKALAGAVKNGSVPMARLDDMVRRILFGVIDSGLMDKPVPESAQPIDYAAHAKVAQSAAEEGIVLLKNKGDLLPLAKTAKKIVLIGAHADVGVLSGGGSSQVRSVGGAPVEIPLTKGAAASFARITWHASSPLQAIRALAPQASVTYLDGSDPKAAAKAVHGADMAIVFAWAWRTEAQDPESMALPDNQDALIDAVAAANAKTLVVLESGGPVLMPWVDRVPAILSAWYPGQRGGEAIARILLGEVNPSGRLPITFPASVDQAPRSEPAGLAELHAADARRSAGDKTVYGMSGGVAPFAVDYPEGAEVGYRWYAAKQRKPLFPFGYGLTYSRFSYANLKIEGGAGLTVGFDVTNTGKRAGADVPQVYVEAKSAAGTRAYRLAGFEKVSLAPGKTRRVSVTVDARVIARFDEAAPGWKVDAGTYPVVVGHFAGDAALKGTATLDAFSARP
- a CDS encoding tryptophan halogenase family protein, with protein sequence MTIDNPSSCRVVILGGGTAGWLAAAYLSRTLKMTGITLVESSEIGIIGVGEGTFPTIRSTLAGLGISEAEFLVRANATFKQGVLFEGWATGKDSYFHPFNMPIGGEDEALLPHWLADTSPQRPSWADAVTVQEQVIRAGRAPKRPKDPDFSGPMNYAYHFDAARFADYLREISVAAGVERIEGTVAAVKRKADGDIAALELADGRTVAGDFFLDCSGFRALLIGQTLGADFTSCAGSLFNDRALAMQVPYAQPGAPVRPYTLATAHEAGWTWDIGLTERRGIGYVYSSRHCSDDEAEATLRRYVGPRGDALSPRQLRFETGYRERQWIGNCVAVGLSAGFFEPLESTGIMLIEAALRIVGEFLGPNVLASGDRYARDAAARSFNRLMSARFERIVHFLKLHYCITRRTDTAYWRDNADPATIPEPLRDMLAQWRHRPPSRFDFVVDLETFLPPSYHYILYGMGFETTLGAARYPGAAQAREVFARVRAAHAGARGGLPDHRALLNHYHARTGIQPSKVSR
- a CDS encoding TonB-dependent receptor, producing MTRYALVASTALATCLFSVSAAHAQDAATPQAAPPAASDGDIIVTATRRETTLQSTPIAVSAFSQDTLNKNQVKDVTDLARFVPSLQFNQQGDQSAVLLTLRGIGNDSAYTEVADPEVAIYIDGIYSPRSQGASVLMYDMERVEVLRGPQGTLFGRNATVGALSLISAKPKLGKFEGNVELTAGNYDRFGVRGAINIPVTDTLAFRVAFVSDRHEGYADFQPAPDIAGINKSAFVTTGKKYYAADQQSGRVSMLWQPSDRFSWNLSGEGFLDNGAPVIGLLQTPRAGTKRWSTLSDTAPDTDRYSVAARSTMNYDLTDGIQLSYIAGWSRIGGSTRTDADAGALPPTGLVDADGNDLPLGAFNENRTLSSRYDFQSHEVQLKSTGEQAIDWILGAYYSHEKNKIRFDIDQRNGYRDGTFSWAGSFIQANRQIDSRAAFGQAVWHAADWLRVTGGLRYTSDKKQDIGGRNVTFSGDGCSAADSAPGGACQGGIFGAYPGASAAELVALLPGFGISNNDVKGKWDKLTYLARIDADLAPDTLGYASLSTGFKSGNIQDNAGLTDPESLTNYEVGLKTRFLDRRVTLNLAAYYSDFKGYQVNQAVTFRDAEGNVVRSQIVTQNAKGAKAYGLEAELNANLTNADRLQFSGTVQKTKLEYLESVDGRLYDGGKASSIAQLQGNELAHAPRFSASISYEHDFELASGATITPRFTTHYETKSWLSYFNGDANPFVNVNDPADNMPDRGTNGTDWDRQKAYFRSDASLRFTSADQNYTVEAFIQNIENGKIRTNASAFGAPRYDPVFLSNLQSPRTWGVRARANF
- a CDS encoding MFS transporter, with the protein product MTVSKPSILLRKSPEFVAKRLFWLSIGVFFIGGFLSSAVSLLVPQLKAILTLDYKGALLIQLAFHSSYLFFALPAALAVVRVGYMRAIAFGLSVMTAGCLALGIAQGAQQFVLVLGALLLLSAGQTVLQIASNTVVTVIGPSRGAAFRLTLLQGFNSLGTVMGPLLSAPFLLAEVAPGGDAAVRASLPFVFSGAALAALFKFYLGHRGLLHDAASSPDGLPERWSRQIFAVLRDPRLLWGTAAIFVYVGAEVTIGTLMTNVLMLPERLSLTPVSAGRMVSLYWAGAMVGRFAGAWLMTRMGEAALLLYAALGAVLLTGAAIVLPGLAGSAALIAVGLCNAIMYPTIYAMAMPRDARLAPLASMWLCMAVVGGAVVPMLTGVLADAIGLLPALLLPALCYVAIAVFAMFCTHPREVPA